One Nomascus leucogenys isolate Asia chromosome 22a, Asia_NLE_v1, whole genome shotgun sequence DNA segment encodes these proteins:
- the NFATC4 gene encoding nuclear factor of activated T-cells, cytoplasmic 4 isoform X2, whose protein sequence is MPASISSIFPGPTLLLSCGSEELDSEDAPPCCRLALGEPPPYGAAPIGIPRPPPPRPGMHSPPPRPAPSPGTWESQPARSVRLGGPGGGAGGAGGGRVLECPSIRITSISPTPEPPAALEDNPDAWGDGSPRDYAPPEGFGGYREAGGQGGGAFFSPSPGSSSLSSWSFFSDASDEAALYAACDEVESELNEAASRFGLGSPLPSPRASPRPWTPEDPWSLYGPSPGGRGPEDSWLLLSAPGPTPASPRPASPCGKRRYSSSGTPSSASPALSRRGSLGEEGSEPPPPPPLPLARDPGSPGPFDYVGAPPAESIPQKTRRTSSEQAVALSRSEEPAPCNGKLPLGAEESVAPPAGPRKEVAGMDYLAVPSPLAWSKARIGGHSPIFRTSALPPLDWPLPSQYEQLELRIEVQPRAHHRAHYETEGSRGAVKAAPGGHPVVKLLGYSEKPLTLQMFIGTADERNLRPHAFYQVHRITGKMVATASYEAVVSGTKVLEMTLLPENNMAANIDCAGILKLRNSDIELRKGETDIGRKNTRVRLVFRVHVPQGGGKVVSVQAASVPIECSQRSAQELPQVEAYSPSACSVRGGEELVLTGSNFLPDSKVVFIERGPDGKLQWEEEATVNRLQSNEVTLTLTVPEYSNKRVSRPVQVYFYVSNGRRKRSPTQSFKFLPVICKEEPLPDSSLRGFPSASAPPFGTDMDFSPPRPPYPSYPHEDPACETPYLSEGFGYGMPPLYPQTGPPPSYRPGLRMFPETRGTTGCAQPPPVSFLPRPFPSDPYGGRGSSFPLGLPFSPPAPFRPPLPASPPLEGPFPSQSDVHPLPAEGYNKVGPGYGPGEGAPEQEKSRGGYSSGFRDSVPIQGITLEEVSEIIGRDLSRFPAPPGEEPPA, encoded by the exons ATGCCTGCTTCAATCTCCTCCATCTTCCCAGGTCCAACTCTGCTTTTGTCTTGTGGCTCAGAAG AACTGGACTCAGAGGATGCCCCGCCATGCTGCCGTCTCGCCTTGGGAGAGCCCCCTCCCTATGGCGCTGCACCTATCGGTATTCCCCGACCTCCACCCCCTCGGCCTGGCATGCATTCGCCAccgccgcgcccagccccctCACCTGGCACCTGGGAGAGCCAGCCCGCCCGGTCGGTGAGGCTGGGAGGACCAGGAGGGGGTGCTGGGGGTGCTGGGGGTGGCCGTGTTCTCGAGTGTCCCAGCATCCGCATCACCTCAATCTCTCCCACGCCGGAGCCGCCGGCAGCGCTGGAGGACAACCCTGATGCCTGGGGGGACGGCTCTCCTAGAGATTACGCCCCACCAGAAGGCTTTGGGGGCTACCGAGAAGCAGGGGGCCAGGGTGGGGGGGCCTTCTTCAGCCCAAGCCCTGGCAGCAGCagcctgtcctcatggagcttctTCTCCGATGCCTCTGACGAGGCAGCCCTGTATGCAGCCTGCGACGAGGTGGAGTCTGAGCTAAATGAGGCGGCCTCCCGCTTTGGCCTGGGCTCCCCGCTGCCCTCGCCCCGGGCCTCCCCTCGGCCATGGACCCCCGAAGATCCCTGGAGCCTGTATGGTCCAAGCCCCGGAGGCCGAGGGCCAGAGGATAGCTGGCTACTCCTCAGTGCTCCTgggcccaccccagcctcccctcGGCCTGCCTCTCCATGTGGCAAGCGGCGCTATTCCAGCTCGGGAACCCCAtcttcagcctccccagctcTGTCCCGCCGTGGCAGCCTGGGGGAAGAGGGGTCtgagccacctccaccacccccatTGCCTCTGGCCCGGGACCCTGGATCCCCTGGTCCCTTTGACTATGTGGGGGCCCCACCAGCTGAGAGCATCCCTCAGAAGACACGGCGGACTTCCAGCGAGCAGGCAGTGGCTCTGTCTCGGTCTGAGGAGCCTGCCCCATGCAATGGGAAGCTGCCCTTGGGAGCAGAGGAGTCTGTGGCTCCTCCAGCAGGTCCCCGGAAGGAGGTGGCTGGCATGGACTACCTGGCAGTGCCCTCCCCACTCGCTTGGTCCAAGGCCCGGATTGGGGGACACAGCCCTATCTTCAG GACCTCTGCCCTACCCCCACTGGACTGGCCTCTGCCCAGCCAATATGAGCAGCTGGAGCTGAGGATCGAGGTGCAGCCTAGAGCCCACCACCGGGCCCACTATGAGACAGAAGGCAGCCGTGGAGCCGTCAAAGCTGCCCCTGGCGGTCACCCCGTAGTAAAG CTCCTAGGCTACAGTGAGAAGCCACTGACCCTACAGATGTTCATCGGCACTGCAGATGAAAGGAACCTGCGGCCTCATGCCTTCTATCAGGTGCACCGTATCACAGGCAAGATGGTGGCCACGGCCAGCTATGAAGCCGTAGTCAGTGGCACCAAGGTGTTGGAGATGACTCTGCTGCCTGAGAACAACATGGCGGCCAA CATTGACTGCGCCGGAATCCTGAAGCTTCGGAATTCAGACATTGAGCTTCGGAAGGGTGAGACGGACATCGGGCGCAAAAACACACGTGTACGGCTGGTGTTCCGGGTACACGTGCCCCAGGGCGGCGGGAAGGTCGTCTCAGTACAGGCAGCATCGGTGCCCATCGAGTGCT CCCAGCGCTCAGCCCAGGAGCTGCCCCAGGTGGAGGCCTACAGCCCCAGTGCCTGCTCTGTGAGAGGAGGCGAGGAACTGGTACTGACTGGCTCCAACTTCCTGCCAGACTCCAAGGTGGTGTTCATTGAGAGGGGTCCTG ATGGGAAGCTGCAATGGGAGGAGGAGGCCACGGTGAACCGACTGCAGAGCAACGAG GTGACGCTGACCCTGACTGTCCCCGAGTACAGCAACAAGAGGGTTTCCCGGCCAGTCCAAGTCTACTTTTATGTCTCCAATGGGCGGAGGAAACGCAGTCCTACCCAGAGTTTCAAGTTTCTGCCTG TGATCTGCAAAGAGGAGCCCCTACCGGACTCATCTCTGCGGGGCTTCCCTTCAGCATCGGCACCCCCCTTTGGCACTGACATGGACTTCTCACCACCCAGGCCCCCCTACCCCTCCTATCCCCATGAAGACCCTGCTTGTGAAACTCCTTACCTATCAGAAGGCTTCGGCTATGGCATGCCCCCTCTGTACCCCCAGACGGGGCCCCCACCATCCTACAGACCGGGCCTGCGGATGTTCCCTGAGACTAGGGGTACCACAGGTTGTGCCCAACCACCTCCAGTCTCCTTCCTTCCCCGCCCCTTCCCTAGTGACCCGTATGGAGGGCGGGGCTCCTCTTTTCCCCTGGGGCTGCCATTCTCTCCGCCAGCCCCCTTTCGGCCTCCTCTTCCTGCATCCCCACCGCTTGAaggccccttcccttcccagagTGATGTGCATCCCCTACCTGCTGAGGGATACAATAAGGTAGGGCCAGGCTATGGCCCTGGGGAGGGGGCTCCGGAGCAGGAGAAATCCAGGGGTGGCTACAGCAGCGGCTTCCGAGACAGTGTCCCTATCCAGGGTATCACGCTGGAGGAAG TGAGTGAGATCATTGGCCGAGACCTGAGTCGCTTCCCTGCACCTCCTGGAGAAGAGCCTCCTGCCTGA
- the NFATC4 gene encoding nuclear factor of activated T-cells, cytoplasmic 4 isoform X1: protein MGAASCEDEELEFKLVFGEEKEAPPLGAGGLGEELDSEDAPPCCRLALGEPPPYGAAPIGIPRPPPPRPGMHSPPPRPAPSPGTWESQPARSVRLGGPGGGAGGAGGGRVLECPSIRITSISPTPEPPAALEDNPDAWGDGSPRDYAPPEGFGGYREAGGQGGGAFFSPSPGSSSLSSWSFFSDASDEAALYAACDEVESELNEAASRFGLGSPLPSPRASPRPWTPEDPWSLYGPSPGGRGPEDSWLLLSAPGPTPASPRPASPCGKRRYSSSGTPSSASPALSRRGSLGEEGSEPPPPPPLPLARDPGSPGPFDYVGAPPAESIPQKTRRTSSEQAVALSRSEEPAPCNGKLPLGAEESVAPPAGPRKEVAGMDYLAVPSPLAWSKARIGGHSPIFRTSALPPLDWPLPSQYEQLELRIEVQPRAHHRAHYETEGSRGAVKAAPGGHPVVKLLGYSEKPLTLQMFIGTADERNLRPHAFYQVHRITGKMVATASYEAVVSGTKVLEMTLLPENNMAANIDCAGILKLRNSDIELRKGETDIGRKNTRVRLVFRVHVPQGGGKVVSVQAASVPIECSQRSAQELPQVEAYSPSACSVRGGEELVLTGSNFLPDSKVVFIERGPDGKLQWEEEATVNRLQSNEVTLTLTVPEYSNKRVSRPVQVYFYVSNGRRKRSPTQSFKFLPVICKEEPLPDSSLRGFPSASAPPFGTDMDFSPPRPPYPSYPHEDPACETPYLSEGFGYGMPPLYPQTGPPPSYRPGLRMFPETRGTTGCAQPPPVSFLPRPFPSDPYGGRGSSFPLGLPFSPPAPFRPPLPASPPLEGPFPSQSDVHPLPAEGYNKVGPGYGPGEGAPEQEKSRGGYSSGFRDSVPIQGITLEEVSEIIGRDLSRFPAPPGEEPPA, encoded by the exons AACTGGACTCAGAGGATGCCCCGCCATGCTGCCGTCTCGCCTTGGGAGAGCCCCCTCCCTATGGCGCTGCACCTATCGGTATTCCCCGACCTCCACCCCCTCGGCCTGGCATGCATTCGCCAccgccgcgcccagccccctCACCTGGCACCTGGGAGAGCCAGCCCGCCCGGTCGGTGAGGCTGGGAGGACCAGGAGGGGGTGCTGGGGGTGCTGGGGGTGGCCGTGTTCTCGAGTGTCCCAGCATCCGCATCACCTCAATCTCTCCCACGCCGGAGCCGCCGGCAGCGCTGGAGGACAACCCTGATGCCTGGGGGGACGGCTCTCCTAGAGATTACGCCCCACCAGAAGGCTTTGGGGGCTACCGAGAAGCAGGGGGCCAGGGTGGGGGGGCCTTCTTCAGCCCAAGCCCTGGCAGCAGCagcctgtcctcatggagcttctTCTCCGATGCCTCTGACGAGGCAGCCCTGTATGCAGCCTGCGACGAGGTGGAGTCTGAGCTAAATGAGGCGGCCTCCCGCTTTGGCCTGGGCTCCCCGCTGCCCTCGCCCCGGGCCTCCCCTCGGCCATGGACCCCCGAAGATCCCTGGAGCCTGTATGGTCCAAGCCCCGGAGGCCGAGGGCCAGAGGATAGCTGGCTACTCCTCAGTGCTCCTgggcccaccccagcctcccctcGGCCTGCCTCTCCATGTGGCAAGCGGCGCTATTCCAGCTCGGGAACCCCAtcttcagcctccccagctcTGTCCCGCCGTGGCAGCCTGGGGGAAGAGGGGTCtgagccacctccaccacccccatTGCCTCTGGCCCGGGACCCTGGATCCCCTGGTCCCTTTGACTATGTGGGGGCCCCACCAGCTGAGAGCATCCCTCAGAAGACACGGCGGACTTCCAGCGAGCAGGCAGTGGCTCTGTCTCGGTCTGAGGAGCCTGCCCCATGCAATGGGAAGCTGCCCTTGGGAGCAGAGGAGTCTGTGGCTCCTCCAGCAGGTCCCCGGAAGGAGGTGGCTGGCATGGACTACCTGGCAGTGCCCTCCCCACTCGCTTGGTCCAAGGCCCGGATTGGGGGACACAGCCCTATCTTCAG GACCTCTGCCCTACCCCCACTGGACTGGCCTCTGCCCAGCCAATATGAGCAGCTGGAGCTGAGGATCGAGGTGCAGCCTAGAGCCCACCACCGGGCCCACTATGAGACAGAAGGCAGCCGTGGAGCCGTCAAAGCTGCCCCTGGCGGTCACCCCGTAGTAAAG CTCCTAGGCTACAGTGAGAAGCCACTGACCCTACAGATGTTCATCGGCACTGCAGATGAAAGGAACCTGCGGCCTCATGCCTTCTATCAGGTGCACCGTATCACAGGCAAGATGGTGGCCACGGCCAGCTATGAAGCCGTAGTCAGTGGCACCAAGGTGTTGGAGATGACTCTGCTGCCTGAGAACAACATGGCGGCCAA CATTGACTGCGCCGGAATCCTGAAGCTTCGGAATTCAGACATTGAGCTTCGGAAGGGTGAGACGGACATCGGGCGCAAAAACACACGTGTACGGCTGGTGTTCCGGGTACACGTGCCCCAGGGCGGCGGGAAGGTCGTCTCAGTACAGGCAGCATCGGTGCCCATCGAGTGCT CCCAGCGCTCAGCCCAGGAGCTGCCCCAGGTGGAGGCCTACAGCCCCAGTGCCTGCTCTGTGAGAGGAGGCGAGGAACTGGTACTGACTGGCTCCAACTTCCTGCCAGACTCCAAGGTGGTGTTCATTGAGAGGGGTCCTG ATGGGAAGCTGCAATGGGAGGAGGAGGCCACGGTGAACCGACTGCAGAGCAACGAG GTGACGCTGACCCTGACTGTCCCCGAGTACAGCAACAAGAGGGTTTCCCGGCCAGTCCAAGTCTACTTTTATGTCTCCAATGGGCGGAGGAAACGCAGTCCTACCCAGAGTTTCAAGTTTCTGCCTG TGATCTGCAAAGAGGAGCCCCTACCGGACTCATCTCTGCGGGGCTTCCCTTCAGCATCGGCACCCCCCTTTGGCACTGACATGGACTTCTCACCACCCAGGCCCCCCTACCCCTCCTATCCCCATGAAGACCCTGCTTGTGAAACTCCTTACCTATCAGAAGGCTTCGGCTATGGCATGCCCCCTCTGTACCCCCAGACGGGGCCCCCACCATCCTACAGACCGGGCCTGCGGATGTTCCCTGAGACTAGGGGTACCACAGGTTGTGCCCAACCACCTCCAGTCTCCTTCCTTCCCCGCCCCTTCCCTAGTGACCCGTATGGAGGGCGGGGCTCCTCTTTTCCCCTGGGGCTGCCATTCTCTCCGCCAGCCCCCTTTCGGCCTCCTCTTCCTGCATCCCCACCGCTTGAaggccccttcccttcccagagTGATGTGCATCCCCTACCTGCTGAGGGATACAATAAGGTAGGGCCAGGCTATGGCCCTGGGGAGGGGGCTCCGGAGCAGGAGAAATCCAGGGGTGGCTACAGCAGCGGCTTCCGAGACAGTGTCCCTATCCAGGGTATCACGCTGGAGGAAG TGAGTGAGATCATTGGCCGAGACCTGAGTCGCTTCCCTGCACCTCCTGGAGAAGAGCCTCCTGCCTGA
- the NFATC4 gene encoding nuclear factor of activated T-cells, cytoplasmic 4 isoform X3: MGAASCEDEELEFKLVFGEEKEAPPLGAGGLGEELDSEDAPPCCRLALGEPPPYGAAPIGIPRPPPPRPGMHSPPPRPAPSPGTWESQPARSVRLGGPGGGAGGAGGGRVLECPSIRITSISPTPEPPAALEDNPDAWGDGSPRDYAPPEGFGGYREAGGQGGGAFFSPSPGSSSLSSWSFFSDASDEAALYAACDEVESELNEAASRFGLGSPLPSPRASPRPWTPEDPWSLYGPSPGGRGPEDSWLLLSAPGPTPASPRPASPCGKRRYSSSGTPSSASPALSRRGSLGEEGSEPPPPPPLPLARDPGSPGPFDYVGAPPAESIPQKTRRTSSEQAVALSRSEEPAPCNGKLPLGAEESVAPPAGPRKEVAGMDYLAVPSPLAWSKARIGGHSPIFRTSALPPLDWPLPSQYEQLELRIEVQPRAHHRAHYETEGSRGAVKAAPGGHPVVKLLGYSEKPLTLQMFIGTADERNLRPHAFYQVHRITGKMVATASYEAVVSGTKVLEMTLLPENNMAANIDCAGILKLRNSDIELRKGETDIGRKNTRVRLVFRVHVPQGGGKVVSVQAASVPIECSQRSAQELPQVEAYSPSACSVRGGEELVLTGSNFLPDSKVVFIERGPDGKLQWEEEATVNRLQSNEVTLTLTVPEYSNKRVSRPVQVYFYVSNGRRKRSPTQSFKFLPVICKEEPLPDSSLRGFPSASAPPFGTDMDFSPPRPPYPSYPHEDPACETPYLSEGFGYGMPPLYPQTGPPPSYRPGLRMFPETRGTTVSEIIGRDLSRFPAPPGEEPPA, encoded by the exons AACTGGACTCAGAGGATGCCCCGCCATGCTGCCGTCTCGCCTTGGGAGAGCCCCCTCCCTATGGCGCTGCACCTATCGGTATTCCCCGACCTCCACCCCCTCGGCCTGGCATGCATTCGCCAccgccgcgcccagccccctCACCTGGCACCTGGGAGAGCCAGCCCGCCCGGTCGGTGAGGCTGGGAGGACCAGGAGGGGGTGCTGGGGGTGCTGGGGGTGGCCGTGTTCTCGAGTGTCCCAGCATCCGCATCACCTCAATCTCTCCCACGCCGGAGCCGCCGGCAGCGCTGGAGGACAACCCTGATGCCTGGGGGGACGGCTCTCCTAGAGATTACGCCCCACCAGAAGGCTTTGGGGGCTACCGAGAAGCAGGGGGCCAGGGTGGGGGGGCCTTCTTCAGCCCAAGCCCTGGCAGCAGCagcctgtcctcatggagcttctTCTCCGATGCCTCTGACGAGGCAGCCCTGTATGCAGCCTGCGACGAGGTGGAGTCTGAGCTAAATGAGGCGGCCTCCCGCTTTGGCCTGGGCTCCCCGCTGCCCTCGCCCCGGGCCTCCCCTCGGCCATGGACCCCCGAAGATCCCTGGAGCCTGTATGGTCCAAGCCCCGGAGGCCGAGGGCCAGAGGATAGCTGGCTACTCCTCAGTGCTCCTgggcccaccccagcctcccctcGGCCTGCCTCTCCATGTGGCAAGCGGCGCTATTCCAGCTCGGGAACCCCAtcttcagcctccccagctcTGTCCCGCCGTGGCAGCCTGGGGGAAGAGGGGTCtgagccacctccaccacccccatTGCCTCTGGCCCGGGACCCTGGATCCCCTGGTCCCTTTGACTATGTGGGGGCCCCACCAGCTGAGAGCATCCCTCAGAAGACACGGCGGACTTCCAGCGAGCAGGCAGTGGCTCTGTCTCGGTCTGAGGAGCCTGCCCCATGCAATGGGAAGCTGCCCTTGGGAGCAGAGGAGTCTGTGGCTCCTCCAGCAGGTCCCCGGAAGGAGGTGGCTGGCATGGACTACCTGGCAGTGCCCTCCCCACTCGCTTGGTCCAAGGCCCGGATTGGGGGACACAGCCCTATCTTCAG GACCTCTGCCCTACCCCCACTGGACTGGCCTCTGCCCAGCCAATATGAGCAGCTGGAGCTGAGGATCGAGGTGCAGCCTAGAGCCCACCACCGGGCCCACTATGAGACAGAAGGCAGCCGTGGAGCCGTCAAAGCTGCCCCTGGCGGTCACCCCGTAGTAAAG CTCCTAGGCTACAGTGAGAAGCCACTGACCCTACAGATGTTCATCGGCACTGCAGATGAAAGGAACCTGCGGCCTCATGCCTTCTATCAGGTGCACCGTATCACAGGCAAGATGGTGGCCACGGCCAGCTATGAAGCCGTAGTCAGTGGCACCAAGGTGTTGGAGATGACTCTGCTGCCTGAGAACAACATGGCGGCCAA CATTGACTGCGCCGGAATCCTGAAGCTTCGGAATTCAGACATTGAGCTTCGGAAGGGTGAGACGGACATCGGGCGCAAAAACACACGTGTACGGCTGGTGTTCCGGGTACACGTGCCCCAGGGCGGCGGGAAGGTCGTCTCAGTACAGGCAGCATCGGTGCCCATCGAGTGCT CCCAGCGCTCAGCCCAGGAGCTGCCCCAGGTGGAGGCCTACAGCCCCAGTGCCTGCTCTGTGAGAGGAGGCGAGGAACTGGTACTGACTGGCTCCAACTTCCTGCCAGACTCCAAGGTGGTGTTCATTGAGAGGGGTCCTG ATGGGAAGCTGCAATGGGAGGAGGAGGCCACGGTGAACCGACTGCAGAGCAACGAG GTGACGCTGACCCTGACTGTCCCCGAGTACAGCAACAAGAGGGTTTCCCGGCCAGTCCAAGTCTACTTTTATGTCTCCAATGGGCGGAGGAAACGCAGTCCTACCCAGAGTTTCAAGTTTCTGCCTG TGATCTGCAAAGAGGAGCCCCTACCGGACTCATCTCTGCGGGGCTTCCCTTCAGCATCGGCACCCCCCTTTGGCACTGACATGGACTTCTCACCACCCAGGCCCCCCTACCCCTCCTATCCCCATGAAGACCCTGCTTGTGAAACTCCTTACCTATCAGAAGGCTTCGGCTATGGCATGCCCCCTCTGTACCCCCAGACGGGGCCCCCACCATCCTACAGACCGGGCCTGCGGATGTTCCCTGAGACTAGGGGTACCACAG TGAGTGAGATCATTGGCCGAGACCTGAGTCGCTTCCCTGCACCTCCTGGAGAAGAGCCTCCTGCCTGA